The DNA segment AAGCTATGGCCCGCACAAAGCAGACGGCTCGCAAGTCCACCGGCGGCAAGGCGCCGCGCAAACAGCTCGCCACCAAGGCGGCCCGCAAGAGCGCGCCGGCCACCGGCGGGGTGAAGAAGCCGCACCGCTACCGGCCCGGCACGGTAGCTCTGCGCGAGATCCGCCGTTACCAGAAGTCCACGGAGCTGCTGATCCGCAAGCTGCCGTTCCAGCGGCTGGTGCGCGAGATCGCGCAAGACTTCAAGACTGACCTGCGCTTCCAGAGCTCGGCCGTGATGGCGCTGCAGGAGGCGTGCGAGGCCTATCTGGTGGGGCTCTTCGAGGACACCAACCTGTGTGCCATCCACGCCAAGCGCGTCACCATCATGCCCAAGGACATCCAGCTTGCTCGCCGCATCCGCGGGGAGAGGGCATAAACTCCTAACCTGGCTTGGGGGCATTAGCTTCCTCCCAAAGGCTCTTTTAAGAGCCACTTCCGTCTTCACTGAGAACAGCTGTTACACAATTTTTCTCATAAAGCCGAGAAAAATTTTATCTAAAAACTACATAGTCTTTGTCACAATACAGGTGTGAAGCGTACTTGCCAAGGCTGGACACGCCATGACAATTTTGTAAGCTATTTTTAAAGGCTTACTGATAACTGCTAATAGGGGCAAGAGTGTCTCCACCCATAAAACCACCTGGGCCCTGTCTTGAGTTTTGCAGTGTAAAAGTCTGTAAGGAGGAGTCAATTAACAAAGTTCTAATCAATTACTGATTAAACTGTCCAGGGTCCAAGGAAGGGCAGAGTATATCTAGGTTAAGTCAAGCAATGTGGCCCAGGATCTAGCAATAGTCGGCAGACCTCTAACGTAACTgaaaatcagattattttatACAACTCCAAAAAATGAATCCGGTTGAAGCTGGCTACAGGGTGTTCAAGAAACTAAGTCCTTCTGAGAACTGCATTTCTCACTGTTTAGCGGTAGCACGTGGTAACCCTGCAGGATCAAGTTCTGAGCTGTTTATTCTTCACCCCCATTCTAAGATTTGATATTGGGAAATTAACAAATTAGTCCTCTGGCTTTTATTTGCTAGCTTTCATGAACACAGACAAGCACAAGGAGCAATCCACAGTGTTCAGTTGCTGTCTTgtccgactctacgaccccatgaactacagcacactaggcttccctgtccttcatctccccgagcttgctcaaacttacggccattgagttggtgatgccatgcaaccatttcgtcctctgtggtccccttcccctcctgccttcaatctttcccagcatcggggccttttctaatgagttggcaaaagcatcaggtggccaaagttttgcagcttcagcttcaacatcagtccttccaatgaatactcatgaCAGGCGTCATGCATGCCATCAACATCTGGTGACTGTCTA comes from the Capricornis sumatraensis isolate serow.1 chromosome 22, serow.2, whole genome shotgun sequence genome and includes:
- the LOC138069317 gene encoding histone H3.1, encoding MARTKQTARKSTGGKAPRKQLATKAARKSAPATGGVKKPHRYRPGTVALREIRRYQKSTELLIRKLPFQRLVREIAQDFKTDLRFQSSAVMALQEACEAYLVGLFEDTNLCAIHAKRVTIMPKDIQLARRIRGERA